From one Neofelis nebulosa isolate mNeoNeb1 chromosome 4, mNeoNeb1.pri, whole genome shotgun sequence genomic stretch:
- the FMC1 gene encoding protein FMC1 homolog, translated as MKMAALGSPARTLRGLLRELRYMNAATGRPYRDTAAYRYLVKAFRAHRVTSEKLCRAQHELHFQAATYLCLLRSIREHVTLHQEFHGKGERSVEESAGLVGLKLPQQPGGKGWEP; from the exons ATGAAAATGGCGGCCTTAGGGTCGCCGGCACGCACTTTACGAGGCCTTCTACGGGAGTTGCGCTACATGAACGCGGCCACTGGCCGACCCTATCGCGACACTGCAGCCTATAGGTACCTCGTGAAGGCTTTCCGTGCGCATCGG GTTACCAGTGAGAAgttgtgcagagcccaacatgagctTCATTTCCAAGCTGCCACCTATCTCTGCCTCCTACGCAGCATTCGAGAACATGTGACCCTTCATCAGGAATTTCATGGCAAGGGTGAGCGCTCAGTGGAGGAGTCTGCTGGCTTGGTGGGTCTCAAGTTGCCCCAGCAACCtggagggaagggctgggagcCATGA